CGATACcgcctcaacatagagacgTGGAACACATCGTGAATACGATCAAAATTCGAAGGTAGCTCTAACTGATAAGTGATTGGCCCAAAACATTTCAGAATCCGAtaaggcccaatgaacctagggctcaacttgcctttATGTCCAAACCGAAGATCTTTCTTTCACGGAGATACCTTAAAAAAACTTGATTACCGACAGAAAACACGATATCTCTCCTCTTCAAATCCGAATATAACTTCTGTCTATCAGAAGCTGCCTTAAGACAATCCCGAATCAGTCTAACATTGTCCTCAGTCTCAGAAACCAACTTAGGACCCATAATTCGCCTCTCACCCAACTAAGTCCAACACAAAGGGGTACaacacctacgaccatatagAGCTTTGTAAGGTGTCATTTGAATATTGGACTGAAAGCTGTTATTATAAGCGAAATCAGCCAGTGGCAGAAATTCCTCCCAACTACCACGAAAGTCGATAACTTAACTCCATAGCATACCCTTCAGAATCTGCATTACTCTCTTAAATTACCTatcagtctgaggatggaacgcagtactgaaCTCCAACCGAGTACCCAGAGCCTCATGAAgtttcttccaaatttgaaaagtgaaaCGAAGGTTCATATTAGAGCTATTTAGATCAAAACCCCATAAAGTCTAACGATCTTAGAAACATACAGCTTGGCCAATTTTTGTATAGAATAGATTGTCTTGACCGAAATAAAATGAGTAGACTTGGTCAAACGACCCATGATGACCCAaatagaatccttcttagtgggtgtcaaGGGCAACCTACTAAAGGAGTATATAGTCACACACTCCCATTTCCAAAAAGGAATCATAACGGGTTGAAGCAAACTCAAAAGCAGAtggtgctcagccttaacttgtTGGCACGTCAAACAACAAGAGACAAAATCAATTACCTCCGATTTCAAATCAGGCCACCAATAACTCTCGGAGATCTtggtacatcttatttccacCGGGATgtatagcataagggctactatgcgttTCCCGCAGAATTGAGTGCCTCAACTCGGTATTATTAAGCACACAAACCCGACCTCTAAAACACAAAACACCTTCACTATCCAGCCCAAAATTAGAAGTCCTACCCTCTTCAACCTGCCAGAACGCATAATCAGGGAATTATCCATTAACTGCTTAACCCGAATCTAATCAATCCAAGTCGACTTAACTTGCAACTCGGGTAACAGGCTACCATCATCAAGCAGAAATAGGCGAGCAAACATCGCCCTCAAATCAAACATCAATCTACAACTAAGAGTATTCAGTCACAACATTGGCCTTACTAGGATGATACTCAATAGTGCAGTCATAATCCTTAAGTAACTCAATACACCTTCACACACCTTAATCCTTCGATGGATTAATCGTTCCGTGACTTTCACCTAGAGAACCCAAAAGATTAATAATGGAAATCACAGCACTTAAACCCCAACTTAGTCAAAAACAAATAACGAAAGGAAAAACTTCAATAATGGAAGAAACAAATATCGACAGTACTTACGTAAGAACCGAATTATCAATAATTCAATCAACACCCACCATCAAAATTGAGTATCATAAGAACAACAGTCAAGAACGTAAAGAAAATTGGGGAAACAAAATCAAGAAAGGGAGAAGAAACGTTGAAGACCTTTCTTTCCTAGAATCCAcgtgaaaagggaaaaaaacaaagtgaacataataaaaggaaaaaacgTGTAAAGTGAATTCCAATGTTTCTATTAAAGCCATACCATACATAATTCATGCACCTAACATTCCAgatatgggctcgatcatctttagagtataagtctccacttatatcaaatcacatgagttacatacaaATGGtgagtgactaactcaggatttaggtaaatcacaccatgaacgtcacaagtgaattaattcacaaatgggttcagaattaattcatcttgggtttAGTCCCAtatatcattcttccaatgaaaACATTTATGCCTCTACCTGTGGAGCAAACTGCTCTGATAGTCAAGACTGGTCATCTcatcaattggaattgtagacgacataataatccttctaagtatttgaatcaaattctcactttaatttttttacggGATTACGGACTCGTTtggattatctactgaagtaagttgtatTTTTCGCAATGTAAATGTTTTTAtagtgccacttatcatcaatttgaatttagacaatcaataaactaatattttcttgtcacaatttcgctatacgtgcaagacattaaaaatagaaatacaaaagacataatagtgaaatgtgaaatcaactttatttatttattcatcgttcaaatacatagaaaacaattacatgtttactatagtatggacacatttcccaacacgTGTGACCTAATTACACCTTATTTTCCAATGGTACATAGTTGTTCTTCAACCGTGCGAACCAaaaacatgtcatttataaGCTTAATTCTAACTTACCATTAATGTAACTTCAGATGCATTTTAAACACTTGAAACCATGTCCAAAACACCACAATGCTACAGCCAAAACATATCACAAAAGCTTCCTAATAGTGCCCAATCAATATGTCATTTTGGCACCATCACAACCAAGTTGTAAAACATTTCCAACATcatttcaattgcaaaacaTATTACCTATAATTCAACCTCACATAACATCAAAGTAAACTTGCCTATGTTTACTATTACACCAactaaaattgattgtttaggCCTCAATCATACAACTACctttaaacatgccaaaactTACCGTATCACAAAACCAACTTGACCTAATAGGTCTAAACATTTCAACTATCATTTAGCACCTTTATTTCAAGCTATCATCCAAACATTACCAATTGTCAAACTTATACCTGATTCAAGATTGAACATATATCAACTAAATACACCAACACCATTTACAATAACCACTAGACATGCATACATCGTTTATATCAACCAAGTATACCATATACATTTTCAAAAccaacatttaaataataaccaTTCCTTAACCTTTGAAACATCATCACTTGAActcaaaacatattatcacaaATACgcatatatacatgccacataatcgAATTAAAAACAATCTCAAAATCTACTGAGACTGAAGCTTGATAGTGTGAGATCAGGAGTTGATCCGATAGCCTTGTTCTGTAAAATGTCAACTACAAGAAACAAAACCGAGTAAGCTTtataaaacttagtaagttcatataataatatgtacAATAACTTACCTTGACAATAAGAAATACAGTTATACAATTAAGTTTTCCATGGCATTCTTAATCCTGATAATTCACTTCATAAGAAACAAGTGAGTCTTTCGTAAAATCATATAACAAATCAATCAATATAACATTTCTCAATCAATTCAGTACAAGTACTTAACATTCATTCATATTAATAAGTCACTCACCTTTTTTATACAATCATATAAGCCCGATGAACAATAGTAAAAGAGTTCGGTTATATAGATCACAATATCGAGAAATAATACAGTGTTAAATAAGGCACGAAAGTGCATACAAGAGCACTGAAGTGCTTGTTAGGGCATCGGAGTGCATAGCAGAGCACAAATGTGTAGTCTAGGCATCGCAATGCAAATAGGAGCACCGTAGTGCTAACAGAAGCACGGATGTGCTATCAAGAGCACTTATTCAGGATTCAGGACATTCATGTTATCACGACACTTTCAATAACTAAAACACGTATCACATTTATCTCAATATCGTGCAAAACTCTACACAGGGTTTAATTCTCACATACACATCTAATTACCTTTCAATTGGAGTCCAAACTCAACTTCTATAtcaatgacatttcatttcagaTTCATTAAGTATATACAAGTATGTATAACGCAATTAATCAACATTATAATCAGTTGCACTTCCATGTTTATCCAAAGCACATTTCATAATCTGATCACATTCATTCAAGtatcatttatttcaattcattctACTCCTCACATTTTATATTGTTCTAATcacaactcaaaatatataaacacatatcatCAATTTAGTACATTTGATGTCCacacaatttataaatatacattttaataaactaaaatttccaTCTATATATCATACACTCATATACTAAATTTTACATTCACCCAATCTGTACACCTATTCGTATTTATCACAAtcttatatttttcaagtataatcatttttcaccttttatacaaatttgtaaacaattttaaagtgcattcaattattataattttacaatccaacacaaacattacataaatatacttaattataccatatgaactttACTGAGGACAAACAAAGAAAAGTAGGAGTGTTAGGGACTAATCGTATTTTTTTCCACGATTATCTACTAGTTCTTGatttatacaaaaatttatttccaattaTCAGTTCCAAACACTTTAAATCATCTCAATTGATGTATATgacatttttattcatttttcacaatttccccaaaattttatttttattcaatttaatccctaaaactgaaataagcatatttaaaacccaaaattttaatttgaatctaAAATCATCCTTATATAGCTCTCAAGCATCTATATTATAAGAATTTCATgtcaattttaacatattttattttggtccctaaacttaaaactaacaaaaatcattttataaaatagtcatattttctATCAAAGCTTCAAACTCACCAATTTAACATCATAAACCTCAAAATCCAACAATAGTAACTTTTCAATACTTTGACAGTTTTACGATTTAGTATCTGAGTTAGTTAGATAAAGCtctaacaatctcaaaaatataaaatttacgaaaaatggACCTGAATATACATATCGTGCAAAGTCGAATATCAAAGAAATTTTAAGCTTTCAATTCTTTGCTTCCATTGAGTTCAAACGGTGGGGAGGAAGATGAGAATGACATTTCTCTTTCCATCCacctttgttttatttgttgacaccatttttttgtgaaaacggggtcgacttggattttaaatgaaacgaaaatgggagtcaccaccaatcttttttgatgaggtgtgattgggtcacctcgaaaagtggttgtttttaataaacgatttaatttattaaaacaatgcttttggtctgcgaaattcaaagaaacaggttcgggagtcggttacgcacgaggaaggattagcaccctcgatacgcccaaaattggtacctagttgactacttaatgtcttggtgtcgaaaattaaaaactcgaaaagaatttaaaaatacgttCCCTCTTTATATTgcgttattttaaaattactcgaataaatcaaaatggaaaatgcctccttatctcgaagtaacaagatgtcacatccagtaagttaggacacgacacctcgtatttttgagagtaaacttgccttttattttttatttaaacctcatttgttttaattttaaaggatattcggttatttaggatcaacgcgagaaaaatcgaagctcagtaagttagggcacgatttcttgaattttctaaatacagaatattgcatttattttcgAAATTTTACCCTTTTGAATTTGGAGTACGAATTaatggaatttaaaaaaaaaaccaaatgcgtgcaattttgattatatttgaaaagaagTTGTTCAAAACGGAAAGAATGTCGTACACGACCTATAATGAATATACAACATACACTTAAAATCCATAACATAATATGCATCATAAAATATACACATAACATTGATACAAATAAATCGAAATGCATGAATAATAATGTAAGAAACAATATAacaataacattaatataataataaaacaaatacaatcctaatagatttagatttgaaaacattttaagataacaaataaataattaatagaatgaaattgcaataataatggcaagaattaaaataaacaaaatcaatatttaaaa
This genomic stretch from Gossypium raimondii isolate GPD5lz chromosome 6, ASM2569854v1, whole genome shotgun sequence harbors:
- the LOC128041685 gene encoding uncharacterized protein LOC128041685, which gives rise to MGPKLVSETEDNVRLIRDCLKAASDRQKLYSDLKRRDIVFSVGNQVFLRYLRERKIFGLDIKLELPSNFDRIHDVFHVSMLRRYRSDPSHIVFVKEIEVKPNLTFEEEPIQTLD